TCTTTCACAAGGCACGAGCCTTGAGTGCTTGGTATTTTCAAGTCTCTCATTGAATATGGGCACTTGACTTCAACAATGCCATGAGGACTCTGTTCCTCTGGGTCCCACACCACACGATCGGGAGATGCACCGAGCCATGGGCACGTGGGATCCACAATAAGGCCGCAGTGGAAGGTCTCAATGTTGTGCCGGAAGGTTCGGAGGGTTCTTTCATATTGCTGAACAGCCATGGCTTCGCTTGAAACTCCGTACCTGAAACAGAAATATCATTATGCAAGTTGTGTGATACAATCCACGTTAGGCAGTACATACGGTATGTATACGTGTTAGCATATAGTATGCAAAACTACTCTCATTTACAAGGTTTCTTGATCAGTGTGACAACAGATGCAGATGTGCAATCTGTTAATAACATTGTACCTCTACATTCATTAGTGCCAATCACTTGTAGCCACCGTAATTTACTGGAAGCAAGAGTATCCATAGCAGCTGTAAACAACATAGTGCATAGGAAGTGCCTGGCCTGTACACTTTGTCTTCTTGTGCTATAGTTTTCACTTTGTTATGAACCAACTTGGTCAAGAAAATGTTTTTGGACCTGTACTTACTGGATGGCCCTTGCTCTAGACAGATCTCTGTCTGTGGTTAGGTTCTGCAGGCCTTTTTGTGTCCAATTCTCACGTGTAACAGCAACACCAAAATTTGAAGCAGTTAATCGGTTCTTGCGAGCAGCTTTCCATGTTGCACTTTGGCTCTGCTGGCGAGAGGTCTGCTCAAGCTGGCGAGCTTCATCAACAGACAGCATGAGAGCCTGCATATAAGGGTGCAGCACACGTTAGAGTTAACACAGAGAAATCAGACATAACACAGTCAGCATAGTTTTGTAAACTAATAAAACTTCGATTACTAAGCAGAAGAAAAGGTGCTATGAAAATGTAGAAGGTTAGTTAGCACAAGTAATGTATATAGCGAGTAGCAAGAGCACACGATGAAAAACACGGGCACTACTTGGAAGTCCTGCTCAATGTTATTGCGTTTTCTGGCTTCATTCCAAGCTACATGTATACTATGCATAGGCTCTTCTGGCAAGAGGTCTGGTCAAGCCAGTGAGCTTCAACAGAAAGCACAGAAAAGCTTGCGTTTAGAGTTAGAGTTTAGAACGCACAGAAAGCAGACATAACCACAGTCAACATACCTTTGTAAATATTACGCTTGGTGGCTATACAGAGCAAAAGCGTTATAAACATGTGGAAGTGGGTTAGTTAACACAAGTTATGCAGCACGTAGCAAGAGTATGCTACATAGGTTGAAGACAAGGAAGCGAAAGTTGTGCACAAAGTTCTCGTGTTTCTTGTGCTTTATTTCATGCTAAATGCCAGCATGCTACATGCATGCATGTGCTTGCCTCGATTACAGCCTGCTGCTTTGGTGGCAGGCCCAAGCACGACACAACAGTGTTTATGGCTTCTGAAAAAAATGCTGGCTGCATGGGTGTCAACTCCGTATTCACCCCAACCTGAATTTCTGGACATAAATAGGTGGTGAAGTCATGTGGCACAAATGGTTTCTGACTCCACAGGAGGCTGCCTTCGCATGTCTCGCCAAACAAACTGTCTGCTTTCTTTGGTGTTGCAGACTGCTAGTGTTCCAGAAGTGGACTCGCAGTATGTGCAGCCATCTCTCTTGCAAACTGCCTCACAGCTTTCTGAACCTCTTCTACGCTCCGCGGTCTTTTTCTGGCTTCATAAAGACGCGATTGGAGCGGGTAAGAAAGACCGTCTGGCCGTGCGGCTCTCCAGTCAACTTCGTCGACGCTAGAAGCCGGTATTTTGTGCCCCCGGGGCCTCCTCCAGATTTGTGGCAGTTCCGTACATGACATTTCTGGCGGAGCCTCTGCATACCCGTTGTCAAGAAGCAGCACAAGGACTTTCAACAGTCCCATGATATGGTGACATGTGCCGTTCTCTCTAGCAGCGCACTCGCATGTACACTCTTTCACAAAACCATCGTGCGTCAGCAGGGCTGACACGGCATATGGTGTTGCTGTCTTCTTTTGGCTCCTGAAGCACTTAGCGCGTACGCGCACGAGCGTGGAATCACTGCATTGAAGTAAGAACGACAAGTTAACCTCTGTTGGCGCCAGCATAAACGCAGTCATTACAGCTGTCATATCGAGCTACACGTTATATTTCCACACGGCAAAATATCACTTCGCAAACGCATGTGAATAAGCCTGTGTGTCTTACGAACGGTCGTTGTATCGTTTAACAACAAAAACGCTAGCAagcatgcaaaaataaaaggatagcgAGGATACTTACTGCGCTGTGAATGAACGTCTTTCAATCGTCGAGCATTGGACGTAGCTTTCTGCGACGAACTTATGGCTGCGTAGTTCATTGCGGTTTCCGATGCTTCTCGACGTTCGATACGCCTCTATTTTGCCTATATCAAGGCTTTTCGGTATGACAGCGAGGCTCTTGGACCAAGACATGCAGCTGCTGCGTGGATACCTAGCGACCAGCGAACACACCGCCCTGCTCGCTCAGACCAACTAATGGCGGACAGCTCATAGAGTGATGGAGTAACAGCGCGAGCAGCCTCCtgtgtcagtgttgccagacTGAATTAGGAAAAGGGTCTATTGCGCGCACATTAACAATGAACAGCGAACGCACGCTACCTCAGCGTCCGAGACGCCATGAAGTCGCACATATTCGCTAGTAGACTATATTTATATGCGATCGCAATTACACTTATCTTTTATTTCACCATCTAGATATATAAATTTAAGGCAAAGGTGGACACCTGGATCATACTTCAGTATGGCGTCGGCGCTCGATTACTAACTGCTTCCATAAATCAGTTTTAGCGCGAATAGCAGAACTTCCTGGTCGATGAAGTTGATGGAGGGGTAAAAAAAAACGCACTACGCTGACAGCTTCACCACTGTAAGTACGCGAGTCGCGTGAAATAAATGAGCAGCTTACCAATGGGGAGGACTGCTTTTCTCGGGTGTTCACACAGCTCTCAAATGACGGCGTTCCAAAGCTACGGCGATTATAGCATGAGACGCGTCGACTCAGGCTGCCAATGAAGCACGTGCACGCTGTGGCTAAGCGACGACGCCGATTGGCTACTTGCGCCGCAGATCAGGTTTCGCTTTCAAAACCGAAACCGAAATTTGCGGTCATTTTATAAGTAAAGTAACACGAATATTCATTACCAGTACAAGTTTAGCTTTTCACTTGAAACGAGCGCCATGTCAGACACATTTATGCTGCACCCTTTTTGCACATatgtaggcaaaaaaaaatatgagcaTCGTGATAGCGTAATTAAACGCTCATTTGCTCGCCTGACTTTGGGCCCATTCACTCTGAAACAGCTCGCTGGCAGATATATCGGTGTGCCACGTTACTTCAATCTTGACAAAAGCGCCCACATCgaccttacacacacacacattacctttttttttaaccatttcATATTCTTGTTGTTTAGCTCTAGATAGAGAAAAACTGAGCCACAAAATACTTTACTGAAAGTGCCTCAATTGACAACATCTCAAATTACTTTTACAGCAATTGATCTCAAATTGATCTACAAGACAACTGAAAAAGAGCAGAATTTCTTGGAGGAATGGCATCAGACAATGTAGCTATATTTTGCATATAGAAGGGCAATCACTACATTATGCCTAAGGTCAATTATGCCCTCAAGCAACAACAAAAATCAAACTACTTTCCTCAGGGGGCACACACACCCATATCAGCTGTTAAAATTATTTACACAATCTTCATGCCATCTTAGTTTGTTCATGAAGGCATGGCTGTACAACGTGCACTACTTTATCCTTTTCAGTCTCTTTTCACCCTGAACTTTCATTCAGGCCACACTTCCACCTCCTCAACACGTAAAGTACTCCATCCTAAAATAGGACTATTCCCATTTCGAAACATCCCACTTAGAAGGCACCCCAGACTCTTCCAATATGATCATGGGATTCACTTCTTGAATGTCTCTCACCCGAAGGAATATTTCACGTGGCAACCTCGCTGCAGAGTACGTTTGAGTCTCATTGCAACTGCAAACCCTCGGCCATTGCCCTTTATTTTGACAACAAAGCCTGTTTCCTGTGCGCGACACTAAACACAGTGGACAACATGTATTCAGATAACGCTGGTCTGTGCACTGCTCAAGAaccatcctcgaggaaagccactGGAGCTTAGCTGTGCTTGTGTGCATGACCATCTTTGAAAGCTCTTGCATCCATGTATTTttttcatcagcctatatatatatatatatgtctaatgcagggcgaaggcctctccctgtgatgtcgaattacccctgtcttgcgctaaccgattccaacttgcgcctgcaaatttcccaactccacaaccccacctagctttctgctgtcctcgactgcgcttcctttctcttggtatccattctgtaattctaatgttccaccggttatccttcatacgcattacatggcctgcccagcttcatttttttctcttaatgtcaactagaatatcggctatccccgtttgccatgctctgatccacaccactctcttcctggcTCTTAAAGTTAGGCtaatcatttttcgttccatcaatCTTTGTGCGGTtcctaatttgttctcgagcttctttgctccatatgttcctgccccatatgttagcaaggGTAGCATGCAaaattgtacgcttttcttttcaacaacggtggtaatctcccagtaaggatttggtaatgcctgccatgtgctcctctaacccaattttattcttctgtaaatatctttctcatgatcagcgtcccctgtgagtaactgacctagagaaatgtattcctttacagactctagagactgaccgcgatcctgaattcttgctcccttgccaggctactgaacattatctttttcttctgcatatttatcatcaaccccactcttacactttctcgattaaggtcctaaatcatttgttgtatttcgtccccattgttgctgaatagaacaatgtcatctacaaaccaaaggttgccgagatattggccgttgatcctcactcataagccttcccagtctaagagcttgaatacttcttctaaacatgcagtgaatagcatgggagagattgtgtctccttgcctgaaccctttcttgataagtatctTTCTaggtttcttgtggagaaccaacggATAGCCGTGGAATCCTTTCcccagatattcacgtatgccttctgtactccctGATTACACAGTGCCTatatggctgctggtatctctactgaatcaaatgccttttcatacaCAATTTGTGTATCAAATCTAAAGTGATAACAAATCTGTTATCACTTCTAAAGGGACTACATACCAAGGTTGATACAAAGCATGAGGAAATCATGACTTCTCTTAACGAGGTCAAGGATGCCCAAACTGCGCTCGAGCAACGGATTGCTGAAATTGACAATAGGCTATCCATAGTTGAAAGCACTATCCAGCCGTCTGAAGGCAAATTACACGAAAGCCTCGTCCCTCAAGTTACTAATCTGAACCACCGTCTTGACGACATCGAAGACCGATCGCGCAGAGAAAACTTAATCTTTCACGGTATCCCTGACAGTCCTTCAGAAACATGGGCGCAATCTGAGCAGAAAATATGCGCAGCCCTTAACATCGCACTAGACCTAAATTTGAGCAGTAGCGACGACCGCATATCTCGCGCGCATCGATTGGGAAAGTTTGTTCCTGGAAAATGTCGGCCAGTTATTGTTAAGTTTGAATCTTTCAAATTCAGAGATGGCATATTTTCATCGCGCAGCAAGCTAAAATCTTCTAGAATATTCATCAATGAAGACTTTTGCTGGACAACCAGAAACATGCGCAAAAAGCTTTTCGATTATGGTAAAGCCAGTGGTCAGCAGTTCTCCGTGCGATATAACAAACTGTACATAAATAAGAAGTGCTATGTTTACTCCCCATCTACTGACTGCGTCTGTGAACTTCATCAGAGCCGTGACCCTAGTACAGACAAGGGCGCGTCAAGCTCCTCGTTTGCCAGTAGTGACACGTTGGTATCCTAACTAACAATGCGCAGCAAGATACACCTAACGCTGGCTTGTCTTTTTTACTTACTAACATTAGGAGTATGCTAAGCAAACGTGACGCTTTATCTTCTGTTGTTGACACATGCTTGGCGGATGTCGTTGTACTTACGGAAACCTGGCTCTCCGCCGAAATCGGGGATGACGAATTGTTTAACTGTGACAAAAGATACGCCATTTATCGTTATAATCGAAATGCCAGATCTGGTGGCGGGGCACTCATCGCTGTCGCAGACAATCTTGTTTCCACCTTGGTTGTACTCAATACCCCATTGGAGTTCGTTTGTGTTAGTGTCCGAGTGAATCATCAAAATATGCTACTCTGTGCATGTTACCGCCCCCCAAGTGCAAGTTCAGGCTTTTGTGAACAATTGCACGACGTACTAAACAACCTAGCACTACGTTTTCCCCGCGCTTCCTTATTACTCTTAGGTGATTTCAATTTCCCTAAAATTAATTGGTCCATCTCTCGTCCCGTTGTTACAGAATCGTCACCCGAAAGCGCAGCCTTCATAACTCTATGCCTAGATTTTAACCTCAAGCAACTCGTTTCCCAACCAACTAGAATTGGTCCCACATCAGCTAACACACTGGATCTAGTGCTTACGACTGTCCCAGATATTATAGAGTCACTCAGTCTGTTCCCCGGTTTGAGCGACCACTCTTTCATTCATTTTTTGATAAGAGCCCCTGTCACACACAGAATAAGTGCCCCTAAAACAATATGCGATTACACGAAAGCAGATTATACTTCAATTAATAGAGAACTTGAATTATTTTTAGAGGA
The DNA window shown above is from Dermacentor silvarum isolate Dsil-2018 chromosome 1, BIME_Dsil_1.4, whole genome shotgun sequence and carries:
- the LOC119437316 gene encoding uncharacterized protein LOC119437316, translating into MQALMLSVDEARQLEQTSRQQSQSATWKAARKNRLTASNFGVAVTRENWTQKGLQNLTTDRDLSRARAIQYGVSSEAMAVQQYERTLRTFRHNIETFHCGLIVDPTCPWLGASPDRVVWDPEEQSPHGIVEVKCPYSMRDLKIPSTQGSCLVKDGNGTYRLNRTHFYYYQVIGQMALSGLTWADFVMYAPQFLVVERIRFSESEWQKCKNRLDSFYFSTLLPYLAKACSTSNKS